Part of the Topomyia yanbarensis strain Yona2022 unplaced genomic scaffold, ASM3024719v1 HiC_scaffold_80, whole genome shotgun sequence genome is shown below.
TCAGCGTTTGGGTAGGAGATCTTAGCTCCGATGTGGACGATTACAGCTTGTATCGGGTGTTTTCCGCCAAGTATACGTCAATTAAAACAGCAAAGGTCATTTTGGATAGTTCAGGATTTTCCAAAGGCTATGGCTTTGTTAAATTTGGCTTAGAAGACGAGCAGAAAAATGCGTTGTacgaaatgaatggttttatCGGTTTAGGTAGTAAACCGTTAAAAATTTGCAATGCTGTCCCTAAACCGAAATCAGAACTGATGGGAATAACAGGAACGGGGACAACTCCCCCGACCAGCACACCCAGTTTAGTTGGATATGGAACTGGCACCGACTATTCCCAATACTATGATCCATCGTCCTACTGGCAAAATTACAACGCTTGGCAAGGATACTATGATGCCTCCGCCTCAACAGATGCTTATTCCGCTTACCAGATGCCAACAGCCGCCGCGCAAGCGGCAGTCGATGCTACGGCGGCTTATGCACAACAGCAAGCATACGAACAACATCAGCATCATCACCATCATGCGCAGGTCGAGGACGAAGAGCTGACATTGGTGGATCACAAATTTACACTGGATGTGGATAAGCTGAACCGTGAAATGATGGAACGTGATCGCAATCTTTACGATGCACTAGAGAGCTCTAAGTGGATGCCTGTGGAGCAGTtggaaatattttaattttttaaactttaaatTATAACTTTTGGCTTAGATTGTCAATTCAATCAAGGTATACAGCAGGTTCACATTAACAAATACATAAACAATTAAATTGATTAACTGATTTATATTATTAACTGAAAATATCACACCTAATGTGTTTAGTATGCGTCAACGCGTGGCGGTTTGGCGTAGTAATCTTCCGCCTTCCTATCACCCAACAAACCTTGACGATGTCTTTCAAGACGCATAGcctatcaaatatcaaataaaagTTAGTTTAAGGAAACAAGCTTAACGCGAGATCATTTACCCTGAATCTTGCAATTTGCTTATTCATGAAGGCACACTCCTGGAAGTCGATCAAAATGTCAGCACACTTCTTCGCACCTCGGACTGTTCCGTACGCTTCCAGACAGTCTATGGCAGCCATCTCCATTTCGCCGCATTTGTCGTACTGCTGGAAGTTAACCATCGAAGCGGTCAGATCCGTGAACGGAGAACGGAAAAATGGCCCTAACGACATTTCTGCAATAGATAATTTTTTAATAAGATTTAGCAATGTTTATGAAGCAATACTGGGACGAATGTTCCATCAACACAACTGGTGATGTAACATCAGTATGTGACATCTTCAAATAGCACGCAAGATCCATAACTCGGGCGCTATATAATGAACTACTGTTGAAAAATTTGAAGCAGTACAATAGAAGTTAAGTATCTCAATCAACCAAATAAGTATACGAAACacaagaataaataaaattaccTCTTATATATCACAAACTTCCAAGCACTCTATCAATAACTAGAAAAATACGCAAACCACGAAAACtatattttgacatttttaagAGGAACTCGCTGAAAAAGGAACACAATTTTTTAGAACTCTGAGGCA
Proteins encoded:
- the LOC131696157 gene encoding tRNA selenocysteine 1-associated protein 1-like yields the protein VWVGDLSSDVDDYSLYRVFSAKYTSIKTAKVILDSSGFSKGYGFVKFGLEDEQKNALYEMNGFIGLGSKPLKICNAVPKPKSELMGITGTGTTPPTSTPSLVGYGTGTDYSQYYDPSSYWQNYNAWQGYYDASASTDAYSAYQMPTAAAQAAVDATAAYAQQQAYEQHQHHHHHAQVEDEELTLVDHKFTLDVDKLNREMMERDRNLYDALESSKWMPVEQLEIF
- the LOC131696160 gene encoding uncharacterized protein LOC131696160 is translated as MSLGPFFRSPFTDLTASMVNFQQYDKCGEMEMAAIDCLEAYGTVRGAKKCADILIDFQECAFMNKQIARFRAMRLERHRQGLLGDRKAEDYYAKPPRVDAY